The Algoriphagus sp. TR-M9 genome has a window encoding:
- a CDS encoding ROK family transcriptional regulator, with amino-acid sequence MHLINPQAVIDKMEGVVEIKSYLNKIKIIKNLYLKGANTASEICAEVGISLPTVNSLLGDLMSSGEVIKHGRAESQGGRKPDLYRLAEDAFYVLSVDLSKFKMNLALYSCTHELVSEKESHQVTLDNEQETFDQVCAHIDTFLQNCGKPADKIIAIGFSMPGLVDSVGGVNYTYFKVGNKTLLETLEERFQKKVFLENDARAMTLAEFKFATDHHHKNVLGLFIGWGIGLGIIIDGKIYQGASGFAGEFSHSPIFESRDVSCICGKKGCLEAVASGTAIVKMAEEAIKLDKDSILARLARNKEGSIMPDLVVEAALSGDQRAITILSEAGLDLGRGISILIQILNPELIIIGGSVAEANQYLITPIQQALNIYSMAKSRENSKLALYQLGEDVGLLGGVAVVNEKLFEELINPVS; translated from the coding sequence ATGCACCTAATCAATCCTCAAGCTGTAATCGACAAAATGGAAGGGGTAGTAGAAATCAAAAGCTACCTCAATAAAATAAAAATCATCAAGAACCTCTACCTAAAAGGTGCAAATACAGCCAGCGAAATCTGTGCTGAAGTAGGAATATCCCTTCCTACAGTCAATTCTTTGCTTGGAGACTTGATGTCCAGTGGCGAAGTAATCAAACATGGAAGAGCAGAATCCCAAGGTGGCAGAAAGCCAGACCTTTATCGTCTCGCCGAAGACGCATTTTATGTACTTTCGGTAGATCTCTCCAAGTTTAAAATGAACCTCGCGCTCTATTCCTGCACGCACGAATTGGTTTCTGAAAAAGAGAGCCATCAGGTCACTCTTGATAACGAACAGGAAACCTTTGACCAAGTCTGTGCACACATCGATACATTTTTACAAAATTGCGGCAAACCTGCAGACAAAATCATCGCGATTGGCTTTTCCATGCCCGGCTTGGTAGATTCTGTTGGTGGAGTTAACTACACCTATTTCAAAGTTGGCAATAAAACCCTGCTGGAGACTCTGGAAGAAAGATTTCAGAAAAAAGTATTTCTGGAGAATGATGCAAGAGCCATGACTTTGGCAGAATTTAAGTTTGCTACCGACCATCATCATAAAAATGTATTAGGCTTATTTATAGGCTGGGGCATTGGTCTGGGTATAATCATAGATGGTAAAATTTACCAAGGAGCCTCAGGATTTGCCGGAGAGTTCAGTCACTCGCCGATTTTTGAGTCTAGAGATGTTTCCTGTATCTGCGGCAAAAAAGGTTGCCTGGAAGCTGTAGCTTCTGGTACAGCCATCGTGAAAATGGCCGAGGAGGCGATCAAGCTGGACAAAGACAGCATTTTAGCACGATTGGCACGAAATAAAGAAGGAAGCATCATGCCCGATCTCGTGGTGGAAGCGGCCCTTTCGGGAGATCAAAGAGCCATCACTATACTGTCTGAGGCAGGTTTGGATCTAGGGCGGGGAATTTCTATTTTAATTCAAATACTGAATCCGGAATTAATCATCATTGGGGGATCAGTGGCAGAAGCAAATCAATACTTGATCACCCCTATACAGCAAGCATTAAATATTTATAGTATGGCTAAGTCCCGCGAGAACTCCAAACTCGCCCTTTACCAACTAGGTGAGGATGTAGGACTTCTAGGGGGAGTAGCTGTAGTCAATGAGAAGCTATTTGAAGAACTGATCAACCCGGTCAGTTAA
- a CDS encoding vanadium-dependent haloperoxidase, translating into MKKHLFGFFTIFLLTQRAIAVEEKVDWPKLYAEQLFHITEVMVTDVASPPVAARIYAYTTLASYIITKECTGDFSNKEILTETYLQNYDWSITHSPLSSPEFSAILAMLKVGQAIMPSGYLLEATQKEWIDQALKDKLVRKKNLTEHVELASQVAEKVMEIAKKDGYLQLSTLTRYTPQKGEGFWYPTPPAYISAVEPEWKTIKPFFIKDLKEYDPAPMAPFDMSEGSSFHTQLIEVYQTTNELSDERKLIANFWDCNPFKVEFSGHMAIGVKKISPGGHWIGITGIAAQKAKLSFAETAYIHALVGMTLHDAFISCWKVKYDTDRIRPETVINQKIDQRWRPLLQTPPFPEYTSGHSVISRASAVILTGYFGDDFEFVDSSETYFGLPERPFPSFLYASEEAAISRLYGGIHFRDAIEEGVKQGEKIGDMIWTQVAQANN; encoded by the coding sequence ATGAAAAAACACCTATTTGGCTTCTTTACTATATTTCTCTTAACCCAGCGGGCAATTGCTGTAGAAGAGAAAGTAGATTGGCCAAAACTTTATGCAGAGCAGCTTTTTCACATTACGGAAGTCATGGTGACTGATGTGGCCAGCCCACCAGTAGCAGCAAGAATATACGCATACACTACACTGGCCTCCTACATCATTACCAAAGAGTGTACAGGTGATTTTTCAAATAAGGAAATCCTCACTGAAACCTACCTTCAGAATTACGACTGGAGCATAACGCATAGCCCACTCTCATCTCCTGAATTCAGCGCCATTTTAGCTATGCTCAAAGTAGGTCAGGCAATAATGCCATCGGGCTACCTACTGGAAGCGACGCAAAAAGAATGGATTGATCAAGCATTGAAAGACAAATTGGTCAGGAAGAAAAATCTAACTGAGCATGTAGAGCTAGCTAGTCAGGTAGCTGAAAAAGTTATGGAAATAGCCAAAAAAGATGGGTATCTACAGCTGTCAACTTTGACCCGGTATACCCCACAAAAAGGTGAAGGCTTCTGGTATCCAACTCCCCCAGCCTATATTTCGGCGGTGGAGCCTGAGTGGAAAACGATCAAGCCATTTTTTATAAAAGACCTGAAGGAATATGACCCCGCTCCTATGGCTCCATTTGATATGAGCGAAGGAAGTTCATTTCATACCCAATTGATAGAGGTCTACCAAACCACAAACGAATTAAGCGATGAAAGAAAGCTGATAGCCAATTTTTGGGACTGCAATCCATTCAAAGTTGAATTTTCAGGCCACATGGCTATTGGCGTCAAAAAGATTTCGCCAGGAGGCCATTGGATAGGAATCACTGGCATTGCTGCGCAAAAAGCAAAGCTTTCCTTTGCGGAAACTGCCTACATTCATGCGTTGGTGGGCATGACATTGCACGATGCTTTTATTTCCTGCTGGAAGGTAAAATATGATACAGACAGAATCCGGCCCGAAACGGTCATTAACCAAAAAATAGATCAACGCTGGAGACCACTACTGCAGACGCCACCTTTCCCCGAATACACCTCTGGTCACTCGGTCATTAGCCGGGCTTCGGCGGTGATTTTGACGGGGTATTTTGGAGATGATTTTGAATTCGTTGATAGCTCAGAAACCTACTTTGGCCTACCGGAAAGACCATTCCCATCTTTTCTTTATGCTTCTGAAGAAGCTGCTATTTCTCGCCTTTATGGGGGAATCCACTTTCGAGACGCTATAGAAGAAGGCGTAAAGCAAGGCGAAAAAATCGGTGATATGATTTGGACACAAGTCGCTCAAGCCAATAATTGA
- a CDS encoding FAD-dependent oxidoreductase — translation MRIKLLFTSLIAVFLHLSWPAFGQEKYDLIIVGGGASGTSAGIAAGRLGVKTLILEATPWLGGMLTSAGVSAIDGNHRLPSGIWGEFKSRLEAHYGGAEKLATGWVSNTLFEPKVGSQILLEMANAVNPLTISLSSTWVTADYSNGLWKVSYSKNGKLTEVFSSMLIDATELGDVAAAQGLPYRIGMDARDEIGESFAPAESNDIIQDLTYVVTLEDYGKGADKTIARPENYDPTEFDCACAHSDPITDQEAVSDCQKMINYGKLPNGKYMINWPNCGNDYYLNIIEKSPEERETALEDAKQASLRFVYYIQHELGFKHLGIAEEEYPTADDLPMIPYHRESRRFEGLVDFTLPFVKSPYNAPSPLYRTGVAVGDYTIDHHHKKNREAPAIDFIKIRVPSYNLPLGSLVPKGHPALILAEKSISVSNIVNGATRLQPVVLGIGQAAGVLAAVALKEGKSLDAVSIRDVQSLLLSQGAFIMPFIDTKPDEDHFVAMQKIGATGILKGEGVPYLWANQTWFYPDRLVTEFELVEGLRPFYPVLKDYWGASGDYLTGQSFRVLMDVVKPGTSLSEITQAWNRRELEGFFSADLHLNRAQVSVLIDEMLDPFSKKVNWDGEIEHN, via the coding sequence ATGAGAATCAAATTGCTGTTCACCTCACTTATTGCGGTCTTTTTACATTTGTCATGGCCTGCTTTTGGCCAAGAAAAATACGATTTGATTATCGTCGGGGGAGGGGCAAGTGGCACTTCGGCCGGGATCGCTGCAGGTAGATTAGGCGTCAAAACTTTGATCCTAGAAGCTACTCCCTGGCTGGGGGGAATGCTGACCTCAGCAGGAGTGTCAGCGATAGATGGAAATCATAGGCTTCCTTCTGGGATTTGGGGAGAGTTTAAATCCAGACTTGAAGCTCATTATGGAGGGGCCGAAAAATTAGCTACTGGATGGGTGAGCAATACACTTTTTGAACCGAAGGTGGGCAGTCAAATCCTACTGGAGATGGCTAATGCCGTTAATCCATTGACGATCTCTCTGAGCAGCACCTGGGTAACAGCAGATTATTCGAATGGGCTTTGGAAGGTTTCTTACAGCAAGAATGGAAAATTAACCGAAGTTTTTTCTTCCATGTTGATTGATGCCACAGAATTGGGAGACGTAGCTGCTGCCCAAGGATTACCCTACCGTATTGGGATGGATGCAAGAGATGAGATCGGTGAAAGCTTTGCGCCAGCAGAAAGTAATGATATCATTCAGGACCTGACTTATGTGGTGACGCTGGAGGATTATGGAAAGGGTGCAGATAAGACCATTGCTAGACCAGAGAATTATGATCCTACAGAATTTGATTGTGCATGTGCTCATTCTGACCCGATTACAGATCAGGAGGCGGTTTCTGATTGCCAGAAAATGATCAATTATGGAAAACTTCCCAATGGTAAATACATGATCAATTGGCCGAATTGTGGGAATGATTACTATTTGAACATTATAGAAAAAAGTCCAGAGGAGCGAGAAACAGCCCTAGAAGATGCCAAGCAGGCGAGTCTCCGATTTGTCTATTATATCCAGCATGAGTTGGGTTTTAAGCATTTGGGCATCGCTGAGGAGGAATATCCTACAGCAGATGATTTGCCGATGATTCCGTATCACAGGGAATCAAGACGTTTTGAGGGCTTAGTGGATTTTACTTTGCCTTTTGTGAAGAGCCCTTATAATGCGCCCTCGCCACTTTACCGTACCGGTGTGGCAGTAGGAGATTATACCATAGACCATCACCATAAAAAAAACCGTGAAGCCCCTGCAATCGACTTCATCAAAATCAGAGTTCCCTCTTACAATCTGCCACTGGGTTCACTAGTTCCAAAAGGGCATCCGGCTTTGATTTTGGCGGAAAAAAGTATTTCAGTATCCAATATTGTCAATGGCGCTACCCGTCTTCAGCCGGTAGTCCTGGGAATTGGGCAAGCCGCAGGTGTTTTGGCAGCAGTTGCTTTAAAAGAAGGGAAAAGTCTGGATGCGGTTTCCATTCGGGATGTTCAATCCTTGCTTTTATCCCAAGGAGCCTTCATCATGCCGTTCATTGACACCAAACCCGATGAGGATCATTTTGTAGCTATGCAAAAAATCGGAGCAACAGGGATTTTAAAAGGGGAAGGCGTTCCTTACTTGTGGGCCAATCAAACTTGGTTCTATCCGGATAGGTTGGTTACAGAATTTGAATTAGTTGAAGGGTTAAGACCATTTTACCCTGTGTTGAAAGACTATTGGGGAGCTTCTGGGGACTATTTGACAGGGCAAAGTTTTCGGGTCTTAATGGATGTAGTTAAGCCTGGAACTTCCTTATCAGAAATTACCCAGGCCTGGAACAGAAGAGAACTTGAAGGATTTTTTAGCGCAGATTTACACCTCAATAGAGCACAGGTTTCAGTTCTTATTGATGAAATGTTGGATCCATTTTCCAAAAAGGTGAATTGGGATGGTGAAATAGAACACAATTAA
- a CDS encoding VCBS repeat-containing protein — protein MLTLAISPFGTGLIAQQYKGNFEKISSRKSKINFKNQLKEDEENNILRYEYFYNGGGVAVGDLDNDGLEDVFFTGNMASNKVYKNLGNWKFEDKTKEAGLAGKDTWTTGVSMADVNGDGLLDIYVCYSGKGAPSDRANELWVNNGDFTFTELAQSYGLDDKSNSTQALFFDFDRDGDLDMYLLNHNIEVINELEFSDVKNERHPYAGDKLYRNDGGKFTDISEKAGIKGSALGFGLGVISSDINQDGWPDILVTNDYIEPDYLYINNGDGTFTDQLKEYFSHISHFSMGADISDVNNDGKPDIYTLDMLPEDNERQKLLYGPENYEHYALMIKEGFYHQNMRNMLQLNQGNGLFSEVGQLSKISNSDWSWSALFFDATNNGQKDLFITNGYFRDYTNRDFLKYKGDYYFKQAIANEKADTLHLVTSMTSTPIHNYFFENTGELNFMDQSISWGFEEKGFSSGAAYADLDNDGDLDLVVNNINEAASIYENKSSTGNWLQLSLVDHSNNSFAIGAKVEVFTGEENQSLELQTVRGFQSSVSPRLHFGLGEVKTVPSIQIIWPDGAEQVLTDIPANQHLTVRRASSPSSSPQEKPSPLLDPSDFAPEYSFGEASFNDFKRQPLMLTMPSYISPVMATGDLNADGNPEIFIGGSKGNAGKIMSYIHGKWEVYTGFKSASEFTDAAVIFEDFNGDGYQDLFVGSGGYHDYIGSDEALVDRLYINDGSGKLSRILSFPDYKFSTGSAVAIDANADGKMDLFVGGKLIPGRYPIIPESKLLINDGEGNFTDQTNSYLPNGGKLGMITAVEKIDLNEDGRQDLVLAGEYMPITFLINSGNTFVDQTSMYFDSPISGWWNTLAKADLDGDGDLDLIAGNFGLNSQFEVDGEKILRLYSADFDNNGSIDPILECFVADNMYPYPSRDELLDQMASMRSKFTDYASYSKATMSDLFSDQALEEAEKLEVNTLESITLINNRGNFTIQNLPRIAQSFPIYSVLPYDLNRDGKTDLIVGGNQSHTRIRIGKMDAGLGLVLLGDGKGNFRPLNATESGLSVKGDIKSILPIETDEGTQILFGVNLKPLESYKIR, from the coding sequence ATGCTCACATTAGCCATTTCACCTTTTGGAACAGGCTTAATTGCTCAGCAGTATAAAGGAAATTTTGAAAAAATCTCTAGCCGTAAATCCAAAATCAACTTCAAAAACCAACTAAAAGAAGATGAGGAAAATAACATTCTCCGCTATGAGTATTTTTACAATGGCGGTGGTGTAGCAGTAGGAGACCTGGATAATGACGGGTTAGAGGATGTCTTTTTCACAGGGAACATGGCTTCAAACAAAGTTTACAAAAACCTAGGTAACTGGAAGTTTGAAGATAAAACCAAGGAAGCCGGGCTAGCGGGTAAGGACACCTGGACTACCGGAGTGAGTATGGCGGATGTGAATGGAGATGGTCTTTTGGACATATATGTTTGTTATTCCGGTAAGGGAGCCCCGTCTGATCGTGCCAATGAGCTTTGGGTCAATAATGGAGACTTTACATTTACTGAACTGGCGCAGAGCTATGGATTAGATGATAAATCCAACTCAACGCAGGCATTATTTTTTGATTTTGACAGGGATGGAGATCTGGACATGTACCTGCTCAATCATAATATCGAAGTCATAAATGAACTGGAATTTAGCGATGTAAAAAACGAAAGACACCCCTATGCCGGAGATAAACTCTATAGAAATGACGGAGGAAAATTCACCGATATCAGTGAAAAAGCTGGGATCAAAGGATCAGCACTAGGATTTGGACTTGGAGTAATCTCCTCCGATATCAATCAAGATGGATGGCCGGATATCCTGGTGACCAATGATTACATAGAGCCCGATTACCTCTATATCAACAATGGTGATGGAACATTCACAGATCAGCTAAAAGAATATTTCAGTCATATCTCGCATTTCTCCATGGGAGCTGACATTTCAGATGTAAATAATGATGGAAAACCAGACATCTATACGCTAGATATGCTTCCGGAGGATAATGAGCGTCAAAAACTGCTCTATGGCCCTGAAAACTATGAGCACTACGCATTAATGATCAAAGAAGGGTTTTATCATCAGAATATGCGTAACATGCTACAACTGAATCAGGGAAATGGACTTTTCTCAGAGGTGGGGCAGCTTTCTAAAATATCAAATAGCGATTGGAGCTGGTCAGCACTTTTTTTTGATGCTACGAATAATGGGCAAAAAGACCTTTTTATTACCAATGGATATTTTCGGGATTACACTAATAGAGATTTTTTGAAGTACAAAGGAGACTATTACTTCAAGCAAGCTATTGCGAATGAAAAAGCTGACACCTTACATCTGGTGACCTCGATGACCTCTACTCCTATTCACAACTATTTTTTCGAAAATACAGGAGAACTAAACTTTATGGATCAATCTATTTCTTGGGGTTTTGAAGAAAAAGGTTTTTCCAGCGGAGCTGCATACGCCGACCTGGACAATGACGGTGACCTAGACCTAGTAGTGAATAATATCAATGAGGCTGCTTCTATCTATGAAAACAAAAGTTCCACAGGAAATTGGCTCCAACTCTCTCTGGTGGATCATTCAAACAATTCCTTTGCTATAGGAGCAAAAGTAGAAGTTTTCACAGGAGAGGAAAACCAATCCCTAGAGCTTCAAACCGTACGAGGATTTCAATCCTCAGTAAGTCCAAGACTACATTTTGGATTAGGAGAAGTCAAAACAGTTCCTTCGATTCAAATCATTTGGCCGGACGGCGCTGAACAAGTCCTGACTGACATTCCCGCCAATCAGCATTTAACTGTTAGGCGAGCAAGCAGCCCTTCTTCCTCCCCACAAGAAAAACCCTCACCTCTTCTGGACCCAAGTGATTTTGCCCCGGAATACTCCTTTGGCGAAGCCTCTTTTAATGACTTCAAGCGACAGCCTCTGATGCTTACTATGCCTAGCTATATCAGTCCTGTCATGGCTACAGGCGATCTGAATGCTGATGGCAACCCAGAAATCTTTATCGGTGGATCAAAGGGCAATGCTGGAAAAATAATGTCTTATATCCATGGAAAATGGGAAGTGTATACAGGCTTCAAGTCCGCTAGTGAATTTACAGATGCAGCTGTGATTTTTGAGGACTTTAACGGAGACGGTTATCAAGATCTTTTTGTGGGCAGTGGTGGCTATCACGATTACATAGGCTCAGACGAGGCATTGGTTGACCGCCTGTATATCAACGACGGCTCCGGCAAACTGTCAAGAATTCTTTCATTTCCTGATTATAAATTCAGTACGGGATCTGCCGTTGCCATAGATGCGAATGCTGATGGAAAGATGGACCTTTTCGTAGGTGGTAAATTAATTCCTGGACGTTACCCCATTATTCCTGAGAGTAAGCTTTTAATCAATGATGGGGAGGGCAATTTCACAGATCAGACAAACAGCTACTTGCCTAATGGCGGCAAACTTGGGATGATTACAGCTGTGGAAAAAATTGATCTAAATGAGGATGGCAGACAGGACTTAGTACTCGCAGGCGAATACATGCCAATCACTTTCTTGATAAATTCTGGAAACACGTTTGTCGACCAAACTTCCATGTATTTTGACTCGCCAATCTCTGGCTGGTGGAACACCCTTGCAAAAGCTGATCTGGACGGTGACGGAGACCTTGACCTGATTGCGGGGAACTTTGGGCTTAATTCGCAGTTTGAAGTGGATGGAGAAAAAATCCTTCGCCTTTATTCGGCAGATTTTGATAATAATGGTTCCATAGATCCGATTCTGGAATGCTTCGTAGCAGATAATATGTACCCTTACCCCAGTCGTGATGAACTGCTCGACCAGATGGCTAGTATGCGAAGCAAATTCACAGATTATGCATCCTACTCCAAAGCTACCATGAGTGATTTATTTTCTGATCAAGCTTTAGAAGAAGCCGAAAAACTGGAAGTAAACACCTTAGAATCAATTACATTAATAAACAATCGCGGCAACTTCACCATACAAAACCTACCTAGAATCGCCCAATCCTTCCCCATATACAGCGTTTTACCTTATGATTTAAATCGGGATGGCAAGACAGATTTAATAGTGGGTGGAAATCAATCCCATACCCGAATCAGAATCGGGAAAATGGACGCGGGACTAGGTCTTGTATTACTGGGGGATGGCAAAGGGAACTTTAGACCATTGAATGCCACAGAGTCTGGCTTATCCGTCAAAGGAGACATCAAATCCATCCTTCCTATAGAAACAGATGAAGGAACTCAGATCCTTTTTGGAGTCAATCTAAAACCTTTAGAAAGCTACAAAATACGATGA
- a CDS encoding ROK family protein, translating into MIKIGVDIGGSHISAAKVHLKSESASFSDFCEAAVDTFGRKEDIIREWSNVIKSSSQGAKNVYIGIAMPGPFDYENGVSLIRDQGKMASLYQLSVRELLANSLDIAEKQICFINDAEAFLAGESYAGAGRNVHHSLGVTLGTGLGSAIKVQDVVKDAKLWAAPFRDGIAEDYLGTGWFVKEALHQFGLEIKGVKGLFSEYVEASVRKAIFEKFGRALGEFLFPYLIRLKSEGVVLGGKVSLASEYFLPATQEYLDTMGYPVSLKISELGENSALLGACLKINENPVT; encoded by the coding sequence ATGATTAAAATAGGAGTTGATATAGGAGGTTCTCATATCTCCGCTGCAAAAGTGCATTTAAAATCTGAATCAGCTTCCTTTTCAGATTTTTGTGAAGCCGCCGTCGATACATTTGGAAGAAAAGAAGATATAATTCGTGAATGGTCAAATGTGATCAAGTCTTCATCTCAAGGTGCTAAAAATGTGTATATCGGAATCGCAATGCCAGGGCCTTTTGACTATGAGAATGGGGTTTCGCTGATCAGGGACCAAGGCAAGATGGCTTCACTCTACCAACTTTCCGTGAGGGAATTGCTCGCTAACAGCCTGGATATCGCAGAAAAACAAATTTGTTTTATCAATGATGCGGAGGCATTTCTTGCAGGTGAAAGCTACGCCGGAGCTGGAAGAAACGTTCATCATTCACTAGGTGTGACTTTAGGGACTGGACTAGGATCAGCCATCAAAGTGCAAGATGTTGTAAAAGATGCGAAGCTGTGGGCTGCGCCATTTCGGGATGGAATAGCAGAAGATTATCTTGGCACAGGATGGTTTGTCAAGGAGGCTTTACATCAGTTTGGGTTGGAGATCAAAGGAGTGAAAGGGCTTTTTTCAGAGTATGTCGAGGCGTCAGTTCGTAAGGCTATTTTCGAAAAATTCGGTCGTGCTTTAGGTGAGTTTTTATTTCCCTATCTCATTAGGCTAAAATCCGAAGGAGTAGTTTTAGGAGGAAAGGTCAGTTTGGCATCCGAGTATTTTTTACCGGCTACTCAGGAGTATTTAGATACCATGGGCTATCCCGTCTCACTTAAAATCTCCGAGCTTGGTGAGAATTCTGCACTACTAGGAGCTTGTTTGAAAATTAATGAAAACCCAGTTACATGA
- a CDS encoding sulfatase family protein, which yields MKLTYFFSLITSFAGLLNLSSCTSKVEQKAENPLETKPNIVLIFADDMGYGDLGVYGATQWKTPNLDQLAADGVRFTQFYVPHAVCSASRAALLTGAYANRLEIFGALDHSAKHGLNPEETTIAEMLKQNGYATGMVGKWHLGHLAPFLPTEQGFDSYYGLPYSNDMWPHHPEVKGYYPPLPLYRDTSVIDTLDDQSMLTTNYTEEAIKFIEQNKDEPFFLYLAHSMTHVPLFVSDKFKGKSEQGLYGDVMMEVDWSVGQVRQKLEELGLAENTIVIFTSDNGPWLSYGGHAGLTAGLKEGKGTSWDGGIREPGIFVWPGHFPAGKVETQAAMTIDILPTLAEITRSKLPDLPIDGRSILPILEGKEMEPKPYFAYYNKNELQAVIYGKWKLVLPHTYRSIPEGTEMRNDGIPVKYHMLTLDKAELFDLSLDPNETTDVGADNAEILAKMNQFAEEARADLGDALTESEGTGLRKHGRIE from the coding sequence ATGAAACTTACTTATTTCTTTTCCCTTATCACCTCATTCGCAGGTTTATTGAATCTTAGTTCCTGTACATCAAAAGTGGAGCAAAAAGCAGAAAATCCGCTTGAAACAAAACCAAACATCGTATTGATATTCGCGGATGATATGGGCTATGGTGACCTAGGGGTATATGGGGCCACTCAATGGAAAACTCCCAACTTAGATCAATTGGCAGCCGATGGGGTTCGCTTTACCCAGTTCTATGTTCCTCATGCGGTTTGCTCCGCATCAAGAGCTGCATTGCTCACTGGAGCCTATGCAAATAGACTGGAAATTTTTGGTGCCCTAGATCACTCTGCGAAACATGGGTTAAACCCTGAGGAAACTACCATTGCAGAAATGCTCAAGCAAAACGGCTATGCTACTGGAATGGTAGGAAAATGGCATTTGGGACATTTGGCGCCTTTTCTACCTACGGAACAAGGCTTTGATTCCTATTACGGACTTCCCTACTCCAATGATATGTGGCCTCATCATCCAGAGGTTAAAGGTTATTATCCTCCATTGCCTCTTTATAGAGATACTTCCGTCATAGACACCCTGGATGATCAGAGCATGCTGACGACTAATTACACCGAAGAGGCCATCAAATTTATAGAACAAAATAAGGATGAGCCGTTCTTCTTGTACTTGGCACATAGCATGACTCATGTCCCCCTCTTTGTTTCTGATAAATTCAAAGGGAAGTCTGAGCAAGGTCTTTATGGCGATGTCATGATGGAAGTCGATTGGTCGGTGGGGCAGGTTAGGCAAAAATTAGAAGAGTTGGGTTTAGCAGAAAACACCATTGTGATATTCACTTCAGATAATGGCCCTTGGCTTTCCTACGGAGGTCACGCAGGCTTGACTGCCGGGTTGAAGGAAGGAAAAGGAACCTCATGGGACGGAGGTATTCGCGAGCCGGGGATTTTTGTCTGGCCAGGTCATTTTCCTGCCGGAAAAGTGGAAACACAAGCAGCCATGACGATTGATATTCTGCCTACGCTGGCAGAGATTACGAGATCGAAGCTCCCTGATCTACCTATTGATGGAAGAAGTATTTTGCCGATTTTGGAAGGAAAAGAAATGGAACCCAAGCCTTACTTTGCTTATTACAACAAAAACGAGCTTCAAGCAGTGATTTACGGCAAATGGAAATTGGTTTTACCTCATACCTATAGAAGTATTCCAGAAGGAACTGAGATGCGAAATGATGGAATCCCCGTGAAATATCATATGCTGACTCTAGATAAAGCTGAATTATTCGATTTATCGCTTGACCCAAATGAAACTACCGATGTAGGAGCGGACAACGCTGAAATTCTTGCAAAAATGAACCAGTTTGCCGAAGAGGCAAGAGCAGATTTAGGAGATGCTTTGACCGAATCTGAAGGAACTGGCCTAAGAAAACATGGGAGGATAGAGTAA